From Onychostoma macrolepis isolate SWU-2019 chromosome 05, ASM1243209v1, whole genome shotgun sequence:
GGTTGTTcaagcaatgccatagaagaaccattcagtcaaaggttctttaaacaaccatctctttctgacctttttataatctggaGAACCTTATTCGCCACAAAGAACTTTTTGTCAAACAGAAAgcttcttcagatgttaaaggtactttatggaaccatttagacaaaaaggttcttctatggcgtTGTGGAGTGTATCAACAGTAGTAAATTATCCTTTGCTTTCAATAACGCAAAACTTTTGAATTCAATAtttgaaacaatttaaataagacatttaattattcttctagatatctctttctctttaaaaaagaaataatgtatctctataataatacattattattattatttaattgtaatcTGACTAAGTTTTGTAAGCTTTGAACACCTGTATTATGGCTGAATATTCAGTTGAAAATATAGTTGTGAATACAGGCCAGaatgtgaaataataaaacTCTTTCATTGTATTGTTTACATCTTAGGATAAAAAGAGAAGAAAGGCACCCAACAGTAAGTTAAACGTAAAATCTCTACATTTGTAAATGTCTGCCTTGTCATAATTACAATTTGCACCTCCATAAAATATACATGTAATATaacttgtattattattatgtttttttccttcCTGCATCATAGAATCATCAAGGCATGTTTCACAGCTCAGTGATTCAGATAATGGGGTATGACCATATAATAGATTCACACAATTGTTTTAAAGTCTTTTCATTCACTCATTAATAAATGATATATCAATCAATTAATTATTCATCAGTATTCATCCCACATTGTTCTCATACTCTACAAACTAGCAATGTTGTAAAATGTCTTACACTGTTTGTTTTCATCTAAATTAGAGTTACAGCATGAGCGCCCCAAGCAATGGTATTTTTTTCTCAACTCATTTTCACTTCATTAGTTTTACTCATGTTTTGATTTTGTAAGGAAAAGTGAAGataatgtgtgtgagtgcatctTTCTCTGTTTTCCTCACAGATCCTTTTCAGCTTGTTATTCCTCAAACAGCTCAAGAAGCACAGATATCTTTGGGGTCTGAAATCATTGTTCCTTGTCACTCGTCTCCTGAAGTCTGTGCCATTGTCATGCAGATCAAATGGTTTAAGGAGACAGACTGTGTTTGCATTTACAAGAACGGACACGTGATTGAGGGGAGGAGCTACAAAGACAGAGCGAGCCTCGGCACTCACGTACTGGAGAGAGGAAATGTGTCCTTACATCTAAATAACTTCAGTGTCTCAGATGTTGGCGATTACTGTTGTCAGGTCACCAGTAGAGACACAACCAAACAGATTACAGTAGGAGGTGAGTACTACTGTACATCAGCCCTGTGTCCTAATTAACAATCTTTTTTCAGGATGAAGTAAACTGAAACCACTTGTTTTAAAGCTGTAGTGTTTTAGGAATGCCACTTATAGAAACCCAATCCTAAATTAATTATAGTGTAGGTATTAGTTGGGTATCTAAGATCACAAATCTATTCATGCTTGAATTATCGTCTTCTTAGTGAGGATAAAACCTGAAGTCCAGCCTGTGAGTCAGTCTCCGACATCTCAAGGCCAGTCTGTTCAGCTAATGCTGTTTGAGGTAAGAACGCCTACAGGTTAATTCACTTAAAATGACCACTCTGCACCTTCAAAAGTGGATCGACTGAAATTTATTAATGCTGTCTGATATAGATATGTAAAGGATATCAGAGCATTTTATACACTCGTAAAAAGCGTTTAGTGAGTtcttgtgaaaaataataattctgttaAAGGAATAACTGAAGGACTCCGTTAAAGAAAGCTTCTTAGTGGCATATTCTAAAAACAATAGATATATCAacagaataaattaatttgttaaataaaatgtaagttaaTGCTATGATTTAGTcttgaaaaaagaaatgaaataagTTAGTTACCATGTTTTCAATCGGTTTTCTTCACCTCACAGACCGACAAAATATGGACTAAAGAGGAGACGGACGAAATGGATAAATCTGCTCTAATGGCTGGTGAGTGTTTCATCACGTTCACAAAAGGTTATATCTAAACAGAGGATTCGATCTGATACAGGAAAAAATGACTTAATAAATCAGTCTAAACataatgtgtcattttttttttctcagagatGAAAGTGACCAATGAGCAGGATACGTTGCTGAAGGCTTACATAGAAAAAAGCAGACACCTGGAAAGAGTTGAAGAGGAGCTGAGAGCGATGAGAATGAAGTTGGACAGACTCGACCCTCACGCTCAGTTGTTGGACAGAGACGAACCAGATCCCTTTTAATAGCTAAGAAATGTGCGCTGAATATTGAAATTTCAGGTTGATGCTTAATTCATGAGAGCTATTTGTAATTTTTCAGATCTAAATAAGACAATTATGAagaaaaattacaatgaaattacaataaatttaCACTTTACCTAATGTTTATCTGAACCTTCCacaaactaaaataaagcaGGTTTATCATgctcattttaaatattcattaatgAACCATGCCCTATAATAGTAGAATTATTTCATTTGCCTGATTAGCAACATATTCCTTTCAACCAACaatctgacaatatttgtcAATCGTCATGTAACACAACTCATATGTATGAGTGCAGTCTTTACCTTACAAATTACAGAGTGCAGACTCTTGCCATAAATTTGAGGTGGTTACGGTGAATTTCTCTCTGTGTCATACCGACTCCTCACAGTTTTCAGTACAGTTGGAGTGGTTAGGGTAAGGTTTGGGTGttggaccaatcagaagtcAGCCCGAGGCAAAGAAATCTCAACAATGAGGGAAGTAAGAATCACCACAAATAAGTTCTATAAAGGCaaatatctctctctctgtgtgtgtgtgtgtgtgtgtgtgtgtcagagagacAGCTGACCTGGAACAATGCTGTTTCATGTGATTCAGAACTACTATAAGTGCTTTATATCCCATAcagtaaaactaaaaatgagtCATATTTatcttaaaacatttatttgcttGGCCAGCAGTGCCAAGAAATTTTCCCTCTGAAAagttttaaaacacacacacacacgtctggtttgctatccttgtagggactcagcataggcgtaatgctttttctactgtacagaccgtatattctattgtcctacaccaaccttacaccttacaggagactttctgcatttttagattttcaaaaaacttcattctgtgtgatttattagcttgtttacccgtggggtcctcaatttaggtccccaccatgacatgagtccccatgagtctgtgtgtattcagcaGGCATGTGATCAGCTAGAGACAAAAAAGAAGGAAAGTCTGACCACGCCCCAAGCCACgcccacattattattattaaagtacctgccaaaagtttggaaacataattattaatgattttgaaataaatatcttctgctcatcaaggctgaatttatttgatcaaaataaagtaaaaaactaaacaaaaaaacagcaatattgtgaaatattattactactactactactaataatgtaatgttattcctgtgatgcaaagcagaattttcttcatcattactccagttttcagtgtcacatgatcttttagaaatcattacaATTGATTTGaatttcaagaaacatttctgattattatcaatgttaaagaCAATTTTGCTGCTTCGTATTTTTGTGTGGCAATggtgatacactttattttttcaggattttttgataaatataaagtttaatgaacagcatttatttgtatttatcaaatatattaattaaatttgtcaatgcatttattaaatagaaatcattttaaatgtcttcactcACTTTTTAATCGCTTTCAAGCATGAtgaataaatgataattttctctctctctctcgctctctttttattttattttatacaaatgtttgagtggtatcattgtttccacaaaaatattaagcagcaaaactgtttttaacattgataataatgagaaatgtttcttgagcagcaaatcaccatattagaatgatttctgatggattatgtgacactgaaacttCTCTTTGTAAACAACAACAGATTTATAAACGTTTCTAATGACGAATGTTGCGTTCCCAAATGCAAATGAAAGCGGCTCAAACCAAGCGCGCGCAGCGAGCACTGACAGTGAATCGAAACTAAAACAGCACTGTAACAGCAGCAGACTACAGCCTGTTATATAATTACTTCACAACCGTTGCGAATTTTGTGACAGCACTAGCAGTTTCAAATTCTCAACGCCATTCATAAAAAGTCACCGGGTCAAGTAACACGTTTTAGCGCTGAATCTACTCATGTCTGGCGCTTTGAATCATTTGaaaacaggcacacacacacacacacacacacacacacacagagagagagaggtattGGTGGTTTACAgagactctccataggcgtaacagtttttatactgtacaaactgtatttactatcaccctacacctaaacctaccccttacagaaaaaaaaataataataatataacctagtattttttttaaagctttttcaATTACGGGGatataggcagtgtcctcataaaccatctTCACATTGTAATGCCTCCCACAAATTTGCGTCCCCATAAACCATCCAAACCagtgcgcgcgcacacacacacacacacacacacacacgtttatatATAGGAAAATATGAATGATTAAAACCTggcacatgaaaaaaaaaatatgcaagaaataaaaaatttttttgacCAACCCTTTGAGGTCTAATGGAGGGGAACATATTAGGCGCAATACAGTATTGTGAACTATTAATTATGCTAATTAATTATGCAGGAGTTGCAGAATGTGAAGAGAACAAAAACGTGTTAAATTTCCTAAGAATCATACccgtttaaataaacattattgaggtaaaaaataatacaacagCTAATGCACTTCATCCTCCTGGACATAGGTCTAATGAATGTTCATTGTTGAATTTAAATGAGCTATGTAGGCCTAGTTCATGGctgttaaattaattattttttctatGTATTATACGCCTTGAACTAAACCAGGAATGAATATTACTATTCATTCTATAGCTGTACAATGCATGTCAATTctacttattaataatatagcatgttaatgttttcattaattataaaatgaGGCTACATGGCTCGATTGCATCACTATAACGGAACTGCAGCGCCCCCGCGTGGACACAGTGGTCTAATGCACTCATAATGGTGGAAAGTGCACTGGATGCGTAAAAACActtcaataaataaaactaaggtATTAAAGTTGCTGGGAGTAGGAGAGTTTTCATGCATCagtaataacaaatacaatgcGTCTAAGATCTTAATGCAGACAAACTAATTCATCTATATgtagaaaaatataaagtacAAATAGTAGCTACAAGTAAGGACATCTCTCTCGAACTGATAACAAATGTAATATTGCCGACATTTAAcgtgttttgtttatattagtatttttacTATACGAATAGCATAACATTCAAAAGATATCTGCAGCTGATCCTAGATCAGTTAGGTTCACTCAAAGCTTCTCTTGACTTCCTTTAAAGCTAGGTCACCTCTTGTGgcgtctgtgtatgtgtgtgtaattgcTAGAGACAGTGAGACAGAATGGAGGATCTGGCAGAGTATCACGGGCGCATCAGCAAAAGGCAAGCAGAAGAGATCCTGAACGAAGCGGGCAGAGATGGCAGCTATCTGATCAGAGACAGCGCGAGCGCAGCGGGGTCTTACTGCGTGTGTGTGCTGTGAGTAACGTTACTGCATCTGCATCTTCTGTGTAACACAGTGCCGTGGTTATGTGTTACTGCCTGGTCTGATTTTGGTTTTGAGATAGCGGGGGGAAAACGatgctaaatacaaataataaaatgcaatcaACTCTATAATTGTACATGTTCAGACAACATTAAAggataaaatgatttaaattttttgatttgcaaaaaataaaaaatacgaGCATACTGCCCTATTTCTGTCGTATGGTAAAAATATCAATAGCCTACAGGGAAAACACAACTCAGAATAAAATACGGACTCATCTGCAACAAGGATAAACATGGTTTGTGTCATTCGGAACGAgtattgaaattaaattttactaCTGTGTTGGTTTGCCACTTCTGGAAACCACTTGAGAACTATGGAAGGATTTtccggactattttcaaaagcaattgcaaattgtattttcaattgagttttccacatgtgggcgcataaattgtgacataatccaaatgcaattgcaaatcttgcatACCGTTTGCATTTTCGCTTTCGAGAAcgcacagtgactgccacatttcaaatgaaaaggcaaagtccatttgcaacTGTATTTCCCATATCTTACGAGttatgagcctgtcatatttaaatagcaatattaattaccacatatgctttttcactttctctatACCATATAGGCTATTTGCGCCATTTTGCGAGTAACTTTAACTGAATGAATGAGCAGcctaaattgcatttttaaaatgtagttcaCATGCTGTAATTAACATTACTGATGATGTTATATGCAGTGTTGGGcggtaactagttactagtaatttagttactgaaatcttattagtaattagttacactactagttactgcaaaaagtaatattattagtaataatattagTTACTATAAAACAACTTAGTTACTtatgatgcctcaaccccgctgatttaaaatctaacaatcaaatcaTTCCTagattaattttcataattttcacgactcgcacatgcatgtgatgtccccggtgcagcaggcaagcttggaatatggaaaagcttacattctgcacatagaaatattgcattatattgattttgtcaggagaaaatatgatctgaacactgttgtgtaagttgtggctttactttactctggcatcccacccacatccctctgatcagcatgtgctacattatattactataataaaaaatatttttggaaaattaaacagtttcttacaaacttatgtgatttgataaaatacataatgaaatataatcgaGTAACGAagaaattacaattagcttcaagctacacatgacaattaatgagatgaatacaatgCTTCTCCTTGAATGCCACTAgaaatcactattgagtgtttgtaataacttctgacttcgatccaatgtggattttggtcaaatgatgaggcagaaatatgttgttagtaacattctaggagaattttatctggaagatacacagttacaacttctgtggggcgtgaagaaaaagtaatacatgtaactagtagtgtaactaattactgttgccagaaagtaataagtaaagtaacaatattacttttgaaaggagtaactagtaatgagtaatatattacattctttgagtaactagcccaacactggttataTGTGATGTAATTGATAATGTGGTCATTAAATGTAACCCTTCTGGGAAAAGACGGTTTGCGACAGGCCCACatatatggacaaaaatattGACTGAGTTTAAATAATTCTATAATCTTACCTGTATATTAGCCTaccttaaagtgcccctattatgcatgggttatgaaaggttcatattttggttttgggagtccccaacagtTTGATATGTATCCAAggtcaaaaaaacacttttattttcttataatatgcatttatttttacctttatttgcTCAaggactcccaaacgattcgctcaacgattccAGACCCCTCCTTTGCATGACGCTAATCTGcagtgattggtcgatttcatttaaagcagtgtttgtgagcttttaacgctccaaaagcggcacctagtggcaaagaatgaattagcattttcattcagaccaacgcgaaaatcaagttttcccaGCTCTGCGCGcacaacaagtgggcgggcaatatgctaatgctTCATGTTGACATGGGACTTCCTTTTAACCTTTCATGCATGGTGTCCACATTTGTGGACAGTTAATTtaactagggctgcaacaacgaatcgattaaatcgataaaaatcgattactaaaagcgttggcaacgaatttcataatcgattcgttgtgtcgcgcgacgcgagacgtttgattattaaaaaaaactttagttgagcggagcggagtgaacacactcagtCTCTctcgcacggatgctagcagagtttggcgcctcataaataaaaacaaaaagtaaaaaaaacgagcggaggtagaggaaagatacatggcggaggcagagaaatccgtgcgacccaagtcatccaaggtgtgggagcaggggcggcgtttgcgtatggcagagtatggcagttgccataccctagcccagtcaggtgctgtgaaaaattatccaaacatgagtcgcttataattcgttttattattttaaatcagagagttttaaaaatagtaaaccaatgataagcattaaaataacttgtcagtaaaacttcgtaacgccattggatcatcgagctctcagcgagacctcgtaacttcacccgcctccgttcagattgacgcgcgcgcacagcctggagaagatgagatctctgctttttcgcaatgcaagggtgaataaataattggtgtttgaatagtacagcgttttctttactcaaacactatgtcagtaaaggataatgtttttgtgtgtttgaagagtggagaagaattagttatttgctgtctatatacgttttaaatatcctgtgcattatgtgcataagcacttaatttgagattttggccaagtgtattaaacaacaagaaaaaactaagcgcccatatagctacaatcaaagttatataacctgtaaaagttgatgaaagcataatgcacttgctgcttcagataacagttacagccgttctaatgacagacaaaacactccatctccgtcattctctggtcaaaaacattattaactccattgagcttgattttcatataatgttaagtgcaggtgtctgatacaataccaacgctaacgacgcagtgttgttaaattatttaatttttttgcactccccccccccccaaaaaagtctatatatttggcagatgtaaagcatacatgtgtatgttttttgtgttagtccatttttattttattttattattattataacagctcagggatgttcaaggagcaacatgtttgtgcactttctaaagattttagttctgtttttgaataaagggttggaaatgaatgcttttttttttttttaatccgattcatcgattaatcgaaaaaataatcgacagattaatcgattattaaaataatcgttagttgcagccctaaatTTAACGCTATTCATTTATCATGGTAATTTTCTCCAAACCACTTGAGGGCAGCATCAGTAGATTGACAGCAATATTGTAACAGTGGCTACTTTCTTGCATTCCAAATATTCATTGCTTGATGACATCATTAATCCAAGATGGCTGACAGCGATAGCCATGTGCAAAATGCCCCTGGCATATCTGTGAAAAACTTTTATACAAGGTCAattgaggtaaaaaaaaaaaaaaaaaaaaatatatatatatatatatatatatatattagtatgtacagtacagtatgatatatatatatatatatatatatatatatatatatatatattagtatgtacagtacagtatGATGAATATGTTAGTATTTTATAAACTAAAATTTAGagtaaaatgtagtttttattcaCCAAAAACCAACAGTCTTTACAGTACCAGATGCCTTTACAGAACAAACCcctaaaatctcaaaataaagcaGGCATCTCAAATAGTTTTACTTTAGTCAGAGGTATCCAAACTTGGTCCTGGaaggccactgtcctgcagagtttagctccaaccctaattaaacacacccgaatcagctaatcaaggtctatgagaaacttccaggcaggtgtgttgaggcaagttggacaccggccctccaggactgagTTTGGAGACCCCAGGCTGGGACACACATTCAACTGCAAAACAGAGTGACTCCAAGTTTAAATACTGTGCTGCGAATGACGTTATGACTGTGTTTAAATCTTCAGGTGTGATGGATGGGTTTACACCTACAGAGTTTTCAAACAAAAGGATGGCCTCTGGACAATAGAGGTATGAATAGATTTTTGGATCTTTGTACTTCTCAGGTAAAACCTGAATATATACGTCTTAATATAAACACATACTTCTGTCTTAACATATGCTTTGTGTGATGATATTTGGAATACAGTACAGGATGTTTCCTGTGACTACATTAATGACACTGCTACTTTTAAAACAAGAAGAGCAGCACTAGACTATATAGCAGTGCTCAGTggaatttttttctctttgtggtCAGTGTGTTGCATGTATTTATAGCCTCACACCACAAATTAACAGCCAGAGAATTTCCATGTACATGTTGTTTCAGCATCATCCACACTATCTCGTTTTGTACACACCAAGGAAATGGCAGGATGTGCAACTTGTAAACACACCCCCAAGATGTTGagaaacatttgcattttgGTTCATAACCCAAAACGGTTTCGACTGAAATCATCCACACTAATTAATTGATCAAGTTTCTTATAACATTAGAATGGCCTCTTTAAAGCCTGTTGTAAACAGGTATTGCCACAGTTTATATCAGTGTGGATAAGCTTTACATTTTCTTCAATTTATCTGCCTTCATTGTGCTTCCTGTAACTGATCAGCATCAACCACCAGCCACACGAGCAAAAtaccacatatatatatatatataagaaaaaaattacactgtCTCAAAGGAAATGGAAGCACCACAAATGTGTACATTTTCCGCCATCATTGCAATCGCTATTAAATTGTACACTTAAAAGTTAAGGCAtatcactgttgtttttttgttgtttttttattactttttaaggaagaatatttctgtctctctctccaggTGGCTCCTGGGATGAAGGAAAGGCTCTTTAGAAACGTCGGCAACCTTATTGATGCCTTCAAGATCCCAGACCAAGGCATCTATGTTCCTCTTTTGTATCCTGTAAACAGAGCTAAATAATAACACACAAGCCAAAACAAACACCTTAGGAAAGTTTCTTAAAAACTGTGGAAATGCTGTAAATGctgtaaattgtaaaaatgttgaaaagtatATTTAAGTGTATTAGATTATTGATCTGAAGCAATATGGTTGCTACATTTATAATCATATAAATACAGAAGTAGCTGCAAATAATCTACGagatataaaaactataaacgCTCTGCTAGAATATATTGGCCACCCCCTTCTGCATTACACACTGTATCTCATGTTAGCTATACATTCTGGAATCCTCACCTCAGATAGTATCAGCAACACAGATACTACTACATGAGAGAAGTAGGCCTTGAACAAAATGTCAGATCTTTTCTGAGCTTGATTGCTATCTTGTTTTCAGTCTGGTAATGAGGGTTTGCTTACCAAATGTTGCTGTGTAAAACTTGTTTTAGAAAATTCTATTTCTGGAGATTGAACAGGAAATAA
This genomic window contains:
- the sh2d1aa gene encoding SH2 domain containing 1A duplicate a — its product is MEDLAEYHGRISKRQAEEILNEAGRDGSYLIRDSASAAGSYCVCVLCDGWVYTYRVFKQKDGLWTIEVAPGMKERLFRNVGNLIDAFKIPDQGIYVPLLYPVNRAK